Proteins encoded by one window of Erysipelothrix rhusiopathiae:
- a CDS encoding EpsG family protein, with translation MYYSIFIYLFILSCFEIYQKKLGNRIETKKKIIFIIPVVLVLALKYGQGADYVVYEYFYENPNMINNMDIFYNLIAKTSYNLGINFFVFYSLVTVFLCAALIYLLLDYTELFFFPFFYFFGRYLVYFHTTIRQGLAIVFYLFVLFEIVVKNSRSSNKKAIFFSLLSVLFHSSSLPFVLLLNGYNLFVKNNKFKAYYKRISKYLIALDCLYVILVSFVLYITLSKILPFFLLFLNRDFINHRLQFYLNPTSLTSFMYRVIEYYLINIIIKGNIGDNNSIFSKTKFITTVSLLFYGMLGFSSLISTRMIIYIDILKVFLIPQVIISKIVNLQIGLDITRLKSKITYAIAFIILFIAIDYIKFMRTENNFGNYYNKNYYPYVSIFNKDKIVEYSDYYKILSE, from the coding sequence ATGTATTATTCGATCTTTATTTACTTATTTATACTGAGTTGTTTCGAGATTTATCAAAAAAAACTTGGAAACAGGATAGAAACAAAGAAAAAAATTATTTTTATAATTCCTGTTGTTTTAGTACTAGCTTTAAAATATGGGCAGGGTGCAGATTATGTTGTATACGAATATTTTTACGAAAATCCTAATATGATAAATAATATGGATATTTTCTATAACTTAATAGCAAAAACGAGTTATAATTTAGGAATCAATTTTTTTGTATTTTACTCATTAGTTACAGTTTTCCTGTGTGCCGCATTAATATACTTATTGCTAGATTATACAGAGTTATTTTTCTTTCCGTTCTTTTACTTTTTTGGGAGATATCTAGTCTATTTTCACACTACTATTCGACAAGGTCTTGCGATAGTGTTTTATCTGTTTGTTCTTTTTGAAATTGTTGTAAAAAATTCAAGAAGTTCGAATAAAAAAGCAATATTTTTTTCTCTATTATCGGTTTTATTCCATAGTTCGTCGCTTCCATTTGTGCTTTTACTAAATGGTTATAATCTGTTCGTTAAGAATAATAAGTTTAAAGCTTATTATAAGAGAATTTCTAAATACCTAATTGCACTAGACTGTTTATATGTAATACTAGTCTCTTTTGTCTTGTACATTACTCTATCAAAGATCTTACCATTTTTTCTACTTTTCTTAAATCGGGATTTTATTAATCACCGTCTTCAGTTCTATCTTAACCCTACTAGTTTAACTTCTTTTATGTATCGTGTAATAGAATATTATTTGATTAATATTATCATCAAGGGAAATATAGGAGATAATAATTCTATCTTTAGTAAAACAAAATTTATTACTACGGTTTCATTATTATTCTATGGTATGTTAGGATTCTCCTCTTTAATTTCAACACGAATGATTATCTATATTGATATTCTGAAAGTCTTTTTGATTCCACAAGTTATCATCAGCAAAATAGTTAATTTGCAAATAGGTCTGGATATTACTCGACTTAAATCAAAGATTACATATGCAATAGCTTTTATTATCTTATTTATTGCTATTGATTACATTAAATTTATGAGAACTGAAAATAATTTTGGAAATTATTATAACAAGAACTACTATCCATATGTTTCCATTTTTAACAAAGATAAAATTGTCGAATATTCAGATTATTATAAAATTCTCTCTGAATAA
- a CDS encoding DDE-type integrase/transposase/recombinase, whose product MCTIMDLHNREIVGYSCWQKKNAELVHKAFTNIHSNLGSIKYFHSDRGSEFDNYSIDDVLSTFGIKQSLSRKATLTTMP is encoded by the coding sequence ATCTGCACCATCATGGATTTACATAATCGTGAAATCGTTGGATACAGTTGTTGGCAAAAGAAAAACGCCGAACTGGTTCATAAGGCGTTTACGAATATACATTCAAATTTAGGTAGCATTAAGTACTTTCACTCAGATAGAGGAAGTGAATTCGATAATTATTCAATTGATGATGTCTTATCAACGTTTGGGATTAAACAGTCATTAAGTCGGAAGGCAACCCTTACGACAATGCCGTAG
- a CDS encoding AEC family transporter, producing the protein MDIIKQVLSDQAFLGAIFSTISIILLGYYLKKTNKVTDDASKALTAVLLNVALPALAFKAFMTDIKPETFTVGLNSFIFGFVAYVLLILITLAYTAKYKGDKLDAMRGLTIFGSTTFFGIPIISAFLGNEGALYANLFNVAYRVFLYSYGYILFSGLKFEKKNLKQIILNPIIIATFLGFLIWMFQASLPQVTVGAGETAKTVAFLRLDVTLPWFMKAVGYLASLSSPLAWLAIGMTLAKISLKDATKDVNVWIYSFGKLVVVPAIMLLIMIFYKKIGFLPLDYVAITGVIIMLATPPATVAVSYAINFDKEALFSSNASLVATVLSIVAIILWLVILTALHGVGII; encoded by the coding sequence ATGGATATTATAAAACAAGTCCTGTCTGATCAGGCGTTTCTAGGAGCGATATTCTCAACAATATCAATCATCCTTTTAGGTTACTACCTAAAGAAAACAAATAAAGTTACAGATGATGCATCAAAAGCATTAACTGCAGTATTACTTAATGTTGCGTTACCAGCATTAGCATTTAAAGCATTTATGACAGATATTAAACCTGAAACATTTACTGTTGGTTTAAACTCATTCATCTTTGGTTTTGTGGCATATGTACTCTTAATTCTTATCACATTAGCTTATACAGCTAAATATAAAGGTGATAAACTTGATGCAATGCGTGGACTTACAATCTTTGGATCCACAACATTCTTCGGTATTCCCATCATTTCAGCTTTCTTAGGAAATGAAGGAGCACTTTACGCAAACTTATTTAATGTAGCATACCGTGTATTCCTATACTCATATGGCTATATCTTATTCTCAGGTTTAAAATTTGAGAAGAAAAACTTAAAACAAATTATTCTTAACCCAATCATTATTGCTACATTCTTAGGATTCTTAATTTGGATGTTCCAAGCAAGCCTGCCACAAGTAACTGTAGGCGCTGGTGAAACTGCTAAGACAGTTGCATTCTTACGTTTAGATGTGACACTTCCATGGTTCATGAAAGCTGTTGGTTACTTAGCATCATTATCATCACCACTTGCATGGTTAGCAATCGGTATGACATTAGCAAAAATTTCACTTAAAGATGCAACTAAAGACGTTAATGTTTGGATCTACTCATTTGGAAAACTGGTTGTTGTTCCAGCAATTATGCTACTTATCATGATTTTCTACAAGAAAATCGGATTCTTACCTTTAGACTACGTTGCGATTACTGGTGTAATCATCATGCTTGCAACACCACCTGCAACCGTTGCCGTAAGTTATGCAATTAATTTTGATAAAGAAGCATTATTCTCGTCAAATGCATCACTTGTTGCTACAGTATTATCGATTGTTGCAATCATTTTATGGTTAGTTATTCTTACAGCATTACATGGCGTAGGAATTATCTAA
- a CDS encoding 2-hydroxyacid dehydrogenase: MKLLCYGVRPVEKQFFVELNEKFNFDLVLTEKMLNDETVHMAEGCEAVMLRGNCPGNRQNLEIYKNYGVKYVLTRTVGYNHIDLEAAKEFGLKVAYVPFYSPNAIAELALTLSLTLARHTQYTANNTHKGNFKIDDFMFSKEIRKSTVGIIGLGKIGFTAATIFKGVGANVIGYDVVEKDYLGDTCTQVDLETLLKESDIISMHMPYFKGSNDEFLNAEKIAQMKDGVIVVNTSRGELQNINDILDAVESEKIQGFAADVLANETKYFNKDLSGEAFDELQTRLNNLYPRVLVTPHVGSYTDEAVSNMVEYSYENLQEFIDKGESKNQLA, from the coding sequence ATGAAACTATTATGCTACGGTGTTCGACCAGTAGAAAAACAATTCTTTGTAGAGTTAAATGAAAAATTCAATTTTGACTTAGTCTTAACAGAAAAAATGCTAAATGACGAAACAGTTCATATGGCAGAAGGTTGTGAGGCAGTAATGCTTCGCGGGAATTGCCCAGGAAATCGCCAAAATTTAGAAATTTACAAAAATTATGGCGTTAAGTATGTCTTAACACGTACTGTAGGATATAACCATATCGATTTAGAAGCTGCTAAAGAATTTGGTTTAAAAGTTGCTTATGTACCATTCTACTCACCTAATGCAATTGCTGAATTAGCATTAACACTTTCATTAACACTTGCACGTCATACTCAATACACTGCAAACAATACACATAAAGGAAACTTCAAAATTGATGACTTTATGTTTAGTAAAGAAATTCGTAAATCAACAGTTGGGATTATTGGTTTAGGTAAAATCGGATTTACCGCAGCTACAATCTTCAAAGGTGTTGGTGCCAATGTTATTGGTTATGATGTTGTTGAAAAAGACTATCTTGGAGATACATGTACTCAAGTAGATCTTGAAACACTTTTAAAAGAGTCAGACATCATCTCGATGCATATGCCTTACTTCAAGGGGTCAAATGATGAATTCTTGAATGCAGAGAAAATTGCTCAAATGAAAGATGGCGTTATTGTTGTGAATACTTCACGTGGAGAACTTCAAAACATTAATGATATTCTTGATGCTGTTGAATCTGAAAAAATCCAAGGTTTCGCGGCAGATGTTCTTGCAAATGAAACAAAATACTTTAATAAGGATTTATCAGGAGAAGCGTTTGATGAATTACAAACACGTTTGAATAATCTTTATCCACGCGTTCTTGTAACCCCACATGTTGGTTCATATACTGATGAAGCTGTAAGTAATATGGTCGAATACTCATATGAAAACCTTCAAGAGTTTATCGACAAAGGTGAATCAAAGAATCAATTAGCTTAA
- a CDS encoding SpaA isopeptide-forming pilin-related protein: MGKNLSVALMAFLVFISSGFIAPVYADNPPEVTETEYSEMKDAFDYSIVLSGYHSARQSFVTGPVAVRRDSSLPTNLMSFTYGAEASLSLVENAEPLALLIGGRVRNLNAHVQPQIQKTNISGQLINSKLVTDDFTWPDQVFKNADGTPSLGAEQKSYLPTSRTTELFLGFDKQVKLTSDTMKPLVESLGQSNGKTLGGKWVNGKQVKYNIQPSQKNAKILVVNIEPNEKGEVLISDFGFDYESVINNKNIEQVIITSYRMVQGKPEYAKKVIHHSNFMSNKGGAEHTLPSGSSEIAEHGAKIIHYMPEATQLTDFYNDKNQNGDFFAPRGISVMHSGLDVDGSLHLDSDEISKENNIISYDDVFGTIFAPKASVVLSGANVYGQIFVVDYHQRGNNTHVFIPNTWLSSMIPPQTDNLHTIQIQKVDQDDPNHVLAGSRITLGMVFGNKLKYYRIRNNVVDWVEDVEDAAVLETGTDGLVAFPRLIPSTRPYYVIEMEAPTGYDLGFIDEEVIVDPDHKGIQRKGVPVTITQSSGRVIETHVYNKKTPKPKVLFNINKHNQQGDLLNHAGFLLFKIDKNHRFYYSTSSSSSETVWTQEADEKNVLFTEQGRFNTDLNLEVGTYYLQEIIAPEGHVLNSTIREITLSEQDNPHMETILNQQMDADNQLQLSKVGVEDDDSITPFIAPLWARFKLYNMQTGRYYAVKDQNVVWTVGTDPKAVIETDGLTGDILFKELPKGDYVLLEVETSQGYVVDTQPRIIHVENAAVTPVEYQFENYKKVRTIYGTIAIEKVDASNPLIKLQGAQFVLTKNDEHGDTYYYTISNQAVKWVKSTTPPADAIVETNEKGKAVFIGVEPNQDYQVQEVKAPDGYEGNVTVDITKADFDDQLATVPLVVRKTVTNTKTHTSRDYSFIKVDERDQPLSGASFLLYNMIDGTRNYYRGDGTWTEDRNQADPSVSTPSGIVTFNDVPLGNYFIQEVEAPQGYQLKNQPLSIQVKQEAGMPLRFKNLKVPRHHRLEITKLDGDNPRVTLRDAIFVLYRDQDGQKEYYNSENGITSWETREVRHRSDRYGHLYFENLEPGTYTIEEVQAPLGYETATYKESITITDKDDTLITRQVLNHKEADPITPGTQYHALNIYKVDAADDTKLLQDAVLRLSRKGQGTTWYYHQDDYGFVTWRLDPSEGTVMNTDAKGFTQFSQLEAGTYELEELKAPQGYELLRNPVSIVVEDGVTSGDTSFVLKNTKQEDPMESFDLLLVKRDAQTYKTLKGAEFGLYRIHEGQKEYYQQDGSWSKDIATWVSDASGSIQFEKLAQDTYWLKELAAPQGYQRLTDPVEVTLTRSMSMDVLNTKATSEVPQTPHKPQKPEISVPSEKLPATGITPKGIWHYGIVPSIVGGLLLWINRKQKKKRNFK, translated from the coding sequence ATGGGGAAAAATTTAAGCGTAGCATTAATGGCGTTTTTAGTATTTATATCATCGGGATTCATAGCTCCCGTTTATGCAGATAATCCACCTGAAGTTACAGAAACAGAATACAGTGAAATGAAAGATGCCTTTGATTACAGCATCGTTTTGTCAGGATACCACTCAGCACGACAATCATTTGTTACCGGACCTGTTGCCGTTCGTCGTGATTCGAGTTTACCGACTAATTTGATGTCTTTTACCTATGGTGCCGAAGCATCACTTTCTTTGGTTGAAAATGCGGAGCCACTTGCTTTACTGATTGGTGGTAGAGTGCGCAATTTAAATGCGCACGTACAACCGCAAATTCAAAAAACAAATATTTCGGGTCAACTGATTAATTCGAAATTAGTTACGGATGATTTCACATGGCCTGATCAAGTTTTTAAAAATGCCGATGGTACACCAAGTTTAGGTGCAGAGCAAAAATCATATTTGCCGACATCTCGAACAACGGAATTGTTTTTAGGCTTTGATAAGCAAGTTAAACTTACCTCTGATACGATGAAACCGTTGGTGGAATCATTGGGTCAATCAAATGGTAAAACGCTTGGTGGAAAGTGGGTCAATGGTAAGCAAGTTAAGTATAATATTCAACCTTCACAAAAAAACGCTAAAATTCTGGTTGTTAATATTGAACCCAATGAGAAGGGTGAGGTTTTAATTTCTGATTTTGGCTTTGATTATGAATCCGTAATTAATAATAAAAATATCGAACAGGTGATTATTACATCGTACCGTATGGTTCAAGGAAAACCAGAATACGCGAAAAAAGTGATCCATCACAGTAATTTTATGTCCAATAAAGGCGGGGCTGAACATACTCTTCCCAGTGGAAGTTCGGAGATTGCTGAACATGGTGCAAAAATCATTCATTACATGCCTGAAGCTACTCAACTAACAGATTTTTATAACGATAAAAATCAAAATGGTGATTTCTTTGCACCGCGTGGAATTTCAGTTATGCATAGTGGCTTGGATGTTGATGGAAGCTTGCACTTAGACAGCGATGAAATCAGCAAAGAAAATAACATCATTTCCTATGACGATGTATTCGGAACAATCTTTGCACCGAAGGCAAGTGTTGTGTTAAGCGGTGCGAATGTTTATGGTCAAATTTTTGTGGTTGATTACCACCAACGTGGTAATAACACTCATGTCTTTATTCCCAATACATGGTTATCCTCAATGATTCCACCACAAACTGATAATCTTCACACCATTCAAATTCAAAAAGTTGATCAAGATGATCCAAACCATGTTTTGGCTGGTTCTAGGATAACTTTAGGGATGGTTTTCGGTAACAAGCTCAAGTATTATCGTATTCGCAACAACGTTGTTGATTGGGTTGAAGATGTAGAAGATGCGGCAGTGCTAGAGACAGGAACGGATGGGTTGGTTGCCTTTCCTAGATTAATTCCGAGCACGCGTCCTTATTATGTGATTGAAATGGAAGCTCCCACGGGTTATGACCTAGGCTTTATCGATGAAGAAGTGATTGTTGACCCTGATCATAAGGGCATTCAACGTAAGGGAGTGCCAGTGACCATTACACAATCTTCAGGTCGAGTCATTGAAACTCACGTTTATAATAAGAAGACACCCAAGCCAAAAGTCCTTTTCAACATCAATAAACACAATCAACAGGGGGATTTATTGAATCATGCAGGTTTCTTACTTTTCAAAATAGATAAGAATCATCGTTTTTACTACAGCACAAGTTCATCATCGTCTGAGACTGTGTGGACACAAGAAGCTGATGAAAAAAATGTGTTGTTTACGGAACAAGGTCGATTTAATACTGACTTAAATTTAGAAGTTGGAACGTATTACCTTCAAGAAATTATCGCACCAGAGGGTCATGTGTTGAACTCTACAATCCGTGAGATTACTCTGAGTGAGCAGGATAACCCTCATATGGAAACAATTCTTAATCAACAAATGGATGCAGACAATCAGTTACAACTTTCCAAAGTAGGGGTTGAAGATGATGACAGCATCACACCGTTCATAGCACCACTTTGGGCTCGCTTTAAGCTATATAACATGCAAACAGGTCGCTATTATGCTGTGAAAGATCAGAACGTTGTATGGACTGTTGGAACGGATCCCAAGGCGGTAATTGAAACGGACGGGTTAACTGGAGATATTCTTTTTAAAGAATTACCGAAGGGGGATTATGTTTTGCTTGAGGTAGAGACATCTCAAGGTTACGTGGTGGATACCCAACCTCGCATCATCCATGTCGAAAATGCTGCGGTGACACCAGTTGAATACCAATTTGAAAACTATAAAAAAGTACGTACTATTTATGGTACAATCGCAATTGAAAAAGTTGATGCATCAAATCCTTTAATTAAACTCCAAGGCGCACAGTTTGTTCTAACAAAAAACGATGAACACGGCGATACCTACTACTACACGATTTCGAACCAGGCTGTAAAATGGGTAAAAAGTACAACGCCTCCAGCTGATGCAATTGTGGAAACAAACGAGAAGGGTAAGGCTGTTTTTATTGGGGTTGAACCAAACCAAGATTATCAAGTTCAAGAAGTAAAAGCACCGGATGGTTATGAGGGGAATGTGACGGTGGATATTACGAAAGCTGATTTTGATGACCAGCTAGCAACTGTACCTCTTGTTGTACGTAAAACCGTCACAAATACGAAAACTCATACATCACGTGATTATAGTTTTATAAAAGTTGATGAACGCGATCAACCATTATCTGGCGCATCCTTTTTACTCTATAATATGATCGATGGAACGCGTAACTATTATCGTGGCGATGGCACATGGACTGAAGACCGCAATCAAGCGGACCCAAGCGTATCGACACCTTCAGGTATCGTGACGTTTAATGATGTACCATTAGGAAATTACTTTATTCAAGAAGTTGAAGCACCACAGGGATATCAGTTAAAAAACCAACCGTTATCCATTCAAGTGAAGCAGGAGGCTGGGATGCCTTTACGCTTCAAGAATCTAAAAGTACCACGACACCACCGTTTGGAAATCACTAAGTTAGATGGGGATAACCCTCGTGTCACCTTACGCGATGCTATCTTTGTCTTGTATCGTGACCAAGACGGTCAAAAAGAATATTATAATTCGGAAAATGGAATTACTTCCTGGGAAACGAGGGAGGTACGCCATCGTAGTGACCGTTATGGCCACCTCTACTTTGAGAACCTTGAACCGGGAACGTACACAATCGAAGAGGTGCAAGCACCACTGGGATATGAAACGGCAACCTATAAAGAATCGATAACGATAACGGATAAGGATGATACCCTGATCACCCGACAAGTTTTAAATCATAAAGAGGCAGATCCAATCACACCCGGAACGCAATACCACGCACTCAATATCTACAAAGTTGATGCAGCAGATGATACCAAATTGCTTCAAGATGCCGTATTACGCTTAAGTCGTAAGGGTCAAGGAACAACATGGTATTATCATCAGGATGACTATGGTTTTGTGACTTGGCGACTTGATCCTTCTGAGGGAACCGTTATGAATACCGATGCCAAAGGATTTACTCAATTTTCTCAACTTGAAGCAGGAACTTATGAACTCGAAGAACTCAAAGCACCTCAGGGTTATGAGTTACTCAGAAACCCCGTATCTATTGTGGTTGAAGATGGTGTAACCTCAGGTGATACATCGTTTGTTTTAAAAAATACGAAACAGGAGGACCCAATGGAATCTTTTGATTTGCTTTTGGTAAAACGTGATGCGCAGACATATAAAACACTCAAGGGTGCTGAGTTTGGACTTTATCGTATCCATGAGGGGCAAAAAGAGTATTATCAACAGGATGGCTCATGGTCTAAAGATATCGCAACGTGGGTTAGCGATGCATCCGGATCCATTCAATTTGAGAAATTAGCACAAGACACCTATTGGTTAAAAGAATTAGCAGCCCCGCAAGGGTATCAGCGCTTAACAGACCCTGTGGAGGTAACATTAACACGTTCGATGAGTATGGATGTCTTAAACACAAAAGCAACCTCAGAGGTTCCTCAAACACCTCACAAACCGCAAAAACCGGAGATATCGGTACCAAGTGAAAAACTTCCTGCTACCGGTATCACACCAAAAGGAATTTGGCACTATGGTATTGTTCCAAGTATCGTGGGCGGCTTGTTGTTGTGGATCAATCGGAAACAAAAAAAGAAGCGAAATTTTAAATAA
- the rlmN gene encoding 23S rRNA (adenine(2503)-C(2))-methyltransferase RlmN → MKSIYGYDLNEMGDLFESYGEKRFRAKQLFQWLYQKRVTSFDDMSDLSISLREKLKQDFELDTLKVVMKQVASDETTKFLLECSDGALIETVMMKHDYGYSVCVTSQVGCAMGCKFCASGLLKKKRNLTSAEVVNQIMFVQRHLDEQDKRVSHIVVMGIGEPFDNYDNIMRFIRIVNHDHGLGIGARHITISTSGVAPVIKKFADEQTQVNLAISLHAPNDTLRSEIMPVNKMFNLEKLFDALKYYQSKSNRRLTFEYILIDNVNDQIAQAKELVALIRGMNAYVNLIPYNEVDENPFRQTKPEQAAKFYDYLKRNGIQCTIRREKGSEIDAACGQLRANVEKQRKQ, encoded by the coding sequence ATGAAATCCATATATGGATACGATCTAAATGAAATGGGAGATTTATTTGAATCTTATGGTGAGAAGCGTTTTCGTGCAAAACAACTCTTCCAATGGCTCTATCAAAAACGAGTTACCTCGTTTGATGATATGAGTGATTTAAGCATCTCTTTACGTGAAAAATTAAAACAAGACTTTGAATTGGATACACTTAAAGTTGTTATGAAACAAGTAGCTTCCGATGAAACGACAAAATTCTTATTAGAGTGTAGTGATGGCGCACTCATTGAAACAGTTATGATGAAGCATGATTACGGATACAGTGTATGTGTTACATCTCAAGTTGGATGTGCGATGGGGTGTAAATTCTGTGCTTCAGGACTTTTGAAGAAAAAACGTAATCTTACATCTGCTGAAGTAGTTAATCAAATTATGTTTGTGCAACGTCATTTGGATGAACAAGATAAACGGGTAAGCCATATTGTTGTGATGGGAATTGGTGAACCCTTTGATAATTATGATAACATCATGCGCTTTATACGTATTGTGAATCATGACCATGGGTTAGGGATTGGTGCGCGCCATATTACAATTTCAACATCAGGCGTTGCGCCGGTGATTAAAAAATTTGCAGATGAGCAAACCCAAGTGAATCTTGCGATTTCACTCCATGCACCAAATGATACGCTCCGTTCAGAAATCATGCCGGTGAATAAAATGTTCAATCTTGAAAAACTCTTTGATGCCTTGAAATACTATCAATCAAAAAGCAACCGTCGATTGACGTTTGAATATATTCTAATTGATAACGTTAACGACCAAATCGCTCAAGCAAAAGAATTAGTAGCCCTTATTCGTGGAATGAATGCGTATGTAAATCTTATTCCTTATAATGAAGTCGATGAAAATCCGTTCCGTCAAACAAAACCGGAACAAGCGGCTAAGTTTTATGATTACTTAAAACGCAATGGAATTCAATGTACCATTCGTCGTGAAAAAGGAAGCGAAATTGATGCAGCATGTGGACAATTACGGGCGAATGTGGAAAAACAACGTAAACAATAA
- a CDS encoding tRNA 2-thiocytidine biosynthesis TtcA family protein, translated as MATHQNIILKTYRKDIWSKFMKGITHYQLIQPNDCIGVCISGGKDSMLMALCFKILVQHSEVPFTVKYIVMDPGYNEVNRQRIYQNAHELELDIEMFDAKIFDYVDHIEKSPCYLCARMRRGHLYQFAEQLGCNKIALGHHYDDVIETTVMNLFYGGQFGTMMPRLKSTSHPDIELIRPLYLVRESSIIKWVNCTGLEFLQCACRFTERDEKLHHETESKRKEIKQFIQTYKAINPFIESNIFRSTENVNLNKVISYFDDETQHHFLDDFNEPNIQ; from the coding sequence ATGGCAACACATCAAAATATAATACTCAAGACCTACCGTAAAGATATTTGGTCAAAATTTATGAAAGGTATTACACATTATCAACTGATTCAACCCAATGATTGCATAGGAGTTTGCATATCAGGCGGCAAAGACAGTATGCTCATGGCACTGTGTTTCAAAATTCTTGTCCAACATTCAGAGGTTCCTTTTACCGTTAAATACATTGTTATGGATCCTGGATATAATGAAGTTAATCGTCAACGCATCTACCAAAATGCACATGAACTGGAACTCGATATTGAGATGTTTGATGCGAAAATATTTGACTATGTAGATCACATAGAAAAGAGTCCGTGTTATTTGTGTGCTCGAATGCGTAGGGGTCACTTGTACCAATTTGCAGAACAATTAGGCTGTAATAAAATTGCTTTGGGACATCATTATGATGATGTTATTGAAACGACTGTCATGAATCTGTTTTATGGGGGCCAATTTGGGACCATGATGCCACGTCTTAAATCCACAAGCCATCCAGATATCGAACTTATTCGTCCCTTGTATTTAGTTCGTGAGTCGTCAATTATCAAGTGGGTCAACTGTACGGGTCTTGAATTCTTGCAATGTGCGTGTCGTTTCACCGAACGCGATGAAAAACTGCATCATGAAACAGAAAGTAAACGTAAAGAAATAAAACAGTTTATCCAAACATACAAAGCCATTAACCCATTTATTGAATCGAATATTTTCAGGAGTACTGAGAACGTGAACCTTAATAAAGTCATTTCTTATTTTGATGATGAAACCCAACATCATTTTTTAGATGATTTCAACGAACCAAATATACAGTAA
- a CDS encoding alpha/beta hydrolase — translation MYDYLKVSNTDSLFYIKDIVPNPRGVVLMCHGFTNHSGDYDVYARELNKNNYSVYRYDMRGHGKTISEKGDIDTYKTYITDLHTMVRMATRENIHIPLFTLGFSMGGLVSALYGIEYPNSLSGQVFLGPAVGYVSGVRGPNRLGIKLASKLADDMLVKFTEDSLEINNPIKKETLEKDYMYTSKNPMRLSYFTVRFARSVFIDGAEDLMSRREFYRYPTFIAQGEEDPTVPKDVSESFYELIQSKDKTLKIYPGMRHVLYDEPNGMEVIQDTIDWLSNRTTPLK, via the coding sequence ATGTATGATTATTTAAAAGTAAGCAATACAGATTCTCTTTTTTATATTAAAGATATCGTACCAAATCCCCGTGGTGTAGTGCTCATGTGTCATGGATTCACCAATCATTCGGGCGACTATGATGTATATGCACGTGAACTGAATAAAAACAACTACTCTGTATACCGTTACGATATGCGTGGTCACGGCAAGACCATTTCAGAAAAAGGTGATATTGACACGTATAAGACCTATATTACGGACCTACACACTATGGTTCGTATGGCAACTCGTGAAAACATTCATATCCCTTTATTTACCCTGGGATTTAGTATGGGTGGTCTTGTTTCAGCGCTCTATGGTATTGAGTACCCAAACAGCTTAAGTGGACAGGTATTCCTTGGGCCTGCGGTCGGTTATGTCAGTGGTGTTCGAGGTCCCAATCGACTGGGAATCAAACTGGCAAGTAAATTAGCTGATGATATGCTTGTGAAATTCACGGAGGACTCGTTGGAAATTAATAATCCAATCAAAAAAGAAACGCTGGAAAAAGATTATATGTATACCAGCAAAAATCCGATGCGTTTATCGTACTTTACCGTTCGTTTTGCACGATCAGTATTTATTGATGGGGCTGAAGATTTGATGAGTCGACGTGAATTTTATCGCTATCCAACCTTTATTGCGCAAGGAGAAGAAGATCCAACCGTTCCTAAAGATGTTTCGGAGTCTTTTTATGAATTAATTCAATCAAAGGATAAAACTTTAAAAATCTATCCCGGCATGCGGCATGTCCTATATGATGAGCCAAATGGGATGGAAGTCATTCAAGATACGATTGATTGGCTTAGCAATCGAACAACCCCTCTAAAATAG